A window of Pusillimonas sp. DMV24BSW_D genomic DNA:
GTTTCCCGGGCAAGAGCCCAATGCAAAAACCATCCATGTCTTGCGCTCGCGCGGGCACTCGGAAGCAGTGGCCGAACGTTTAAGCCTTTGCCAAGCCCGGCAAGAACCCGTTGTCGTTATCGGTGGGGGATTTATTGGCCTGGAAGTGGCCGCCGTGGCCCGGGAAATGGGGCTTGAGGTAACCGTACTTGAGGCGGGCAACCAATTAATGGGCCGGGTCGCCACCCCCGTGCTTGCCAAAACCTTCCAGCAGCGCCATGAAAGCCGAGGCGTTCACATAAAGCTGAATGCACGCGTAACGCATTTAAGCGAAGCCGACGACCGTGCCACCATTGAACTGGCCGACGGACAACGTTTAACCGCAGGCCTGGTGGTGGTGGCCATTGGCGTAACCCCCAACGACACGCTGGCACAAGAAGCCGGTATTGTGTGCAACAACGGCATTGTGGTTGACGCATACGGGCGCACCTCGGCACCCCATGTTTTCGCCGCCGGCGACTGCGCAGCGCGTAGCAACGGCAACGGCCATTTCCTGCGCCTGGAATCCATACAAAATGCCATTGAACAAGGCAAAGCGGCGGCCCGTTCAATACTGGGCCAAAGTCGCCCCTTCCACGACACCCCGTACTTTTGGTCGGATCAGTTCGATATGAAGCTGCAAATTGCGGGCGTTGCACACACCGTAACCACCTCGGTGGTGCGCGGCAACACCTGCGACGCCGCCTTTTCCATCTACAACTATGCCAACGAACGTTTGGTGTCGGTGGACACTTTGAATGCGCCCAAGGAACATATTCTGGCCAGAAAAATGTTAAGCCAGGAGGTTTGGCCCACGCCGGAACAGGCCGGTGACCCTGAGTTTGATTTATCGGCGCTTACGTCCGGCGCGGCAACATCGCCTTAATCCACCCGTAACCACTCACCAGCACAATACCGGCGGTAACCAGAATGGCGCCCACCACAAAGCTGGTGTCCAGTGGTTCATTCAACAACACCACGCCCAGCACAATGCCGAACATGGGGGTCATAAAAGAAAACACCCCCAGGCGCGATGCCAGGTATTTGCGCAGCAACCAGAACCAGCACAAATAACTGAAGAACGAAATGACCACGCCTTGAATCAGCACGCTGCCCCACACCATGGGCGTGTGGTTCACTTCGGTTTGGCCACTTACAACGGCGGCCACCAGCAATAACGCAAAGGCGCCGATCAGTTGATACAGCAAGGTTTTGGTGGCCGGTGTGTTCGATAGTCCGGTATTGCGTATGACCACCGTGGTTAAACCCCAAGCTGCGCCCGCCATCAGGCCCAGAAAGTCGCCCAACAATATATTGCTCGCGTTCTCGGCCTGGTTTTCACCGGGCGCCAGAAAGGAAATGGCCACCCCCACAAACGCGGCAAAAATACCAAACCACTGCAACGGCGCCAACCGTTCTTCAGGTAGGGTGAAATGCAAGCCCAGCGCCGCAAAAAACGGTGCGGTATAAAGAAACACGGCCATGTGCGAGGCCGTGGTGTAGCGCAAGCCTTCGCCCAGTAGCAGGAACTCCACCGCAAACAAAAAGCCCACCACCAGGCCGGCTTTCCAGGTTCCGTCGCCCAGGCTCAGCGGAATGCCCCGGCGCCACATCACAAACGCCACCAGGGCGGCACCAATAATAGAACGCAAGGCAATTTGAAACGTGGGTGCCATGTCGGCCGCCACAGCCTTAATGGCAATTTGCTGAAACGCCCAAATCAAACACAACAACACCATCAGGCTGAACGCCTGAGTGTCAATTTGCTTTCTATCCGGCACCATTACGCTTCGTCGGAATGATTCGCCACGCCCCGTCGCACCACAATAGGCACCGCCCCCAACTGCTTCTTGGCCACCCACTGCGCCAATGAGGCATCCAGGTAATCGGTATGGCCCGGAAACCAGTCGGCCAACGCCACCGACAAGCGGCGTATTTCGCCGGCTTCGCCACCGCCCTCAACGTATTGCGCCACCTCGCGCATGGAGTTCAGCACCCCCGCGTGTTCATTCGCATGACACTCACGCGCCGGAAACGCCGTGGTTTCCATGTAATGCTCTTCCTGCGCAAAATGCGCTTCGCTGTGCTGAATAAGCTTGTACAAATGCGGCAACAATTCGCTTTCAGGCACCTTAAGCAAGGCATCCACAATATCAACAAACTCGCGATGCGTATCGTCGAAGGGCTCGTACCCCACCAGGAACTTGTCTGTCCAGGTTAGGGACACCGCCGGGGTGTCAGTGTGCATGACGTCCACCTAAATTCAATAACAAAGTCAAAGGGCATCATAGCAAAAACCCTAGGTGTGGGGGTGTTTTTGCTGACGACAAATCACTCACTGTTCGGCGTACTCCCCATTCTTTTACTTTCAGAATAGGTAGCTGCGCACTTATGCGCATACGCCAAACAAACTATTTTTATTCTCTCGACATTATATTTTTTTGTTAATACAATTAAATATTGCATTGCGTAAAGCAAATATGCGAGAGGTACGCTTGTATGAACAAAAGACAGCACAGCAAAAGCACCACTGAGCCGGAAAACCCAGAATGGACGGCGTTAGAAGTAAATAGCGCAATGCGCCTGACTGAGCTACCCAGCTCGTTACAAAAAAAATTACGTGGTCAAAGAGGGCCTCAGAAAGCACCACGAAAGCTTCAAACCGCCATTCGCTTCGACGCCGACATTGTTGAAGCCTTCAAAGCACAGGGGCCTGGCTGGCAAACCCGCATGAACGACGCATTACGTGAATGGCTTAAACAGCAGGCTTAACCCCCTAAAACACCTCACGCCAGTTCAACTGCACGCCGTGGTCTTGCACCCCCGCACCATAAACCCCGCTATACCCCAGCGCCAAGCCGGCAGTGCGTGACACTTGCCCGGCCACGATTAACGCCACATGCAAGGCGTTTTCCAGCACCGGTAAACCGTTCGAGGTAAACACCGCCTGGCTGCGGCTATGTTTAAAACGCTGGCTGGAAGCCACTTGTGTATTTCCACCCGCATGGCGCCAGGCCACGGTAAGCCGCGCCAGCGCCGCACCGGTGAGGGTTTCAATGCGCGCCTGTCCGCGCACGCCCAACTGGCTGTACCACACTGTGTGGCGCGAAGGGCTAACCGCCAAGGCCGCCGCACCACCCTCTTCGGTAAAACCACCGCCGCGCAACTGCACTCCGGCCAACCGCACGAACGGCGACACCGCATACTTTGCCCGCCCCCATTTCGCTGGTAACCAGGCACTTTCCCACGCGCGCCAGGCGGCTTCACCAAACACCTGCACGGTATGGGCCGAAGTTGCGCCCGTTAATTGGTCGCGCAGGGCCCCGGCCGACACCACACGGCCCGTATTCACTCTATGACGGCTGTACGCCAAACCTGCCACGGTTGATACCCGATTCCGGCGCCACGCCACATTCAACCCAAAATGCAGGGTATCGGCGCGTGCATTGGTACCCGCGCCCCCACCGGCCTGGTCCATACGAGCGAATTGGCCGCCCACCATGCCACCCAACCACACATTGGGCGCCACACGGTGTTGCGCCCCGGCAAACACCCCTTGCACCGAGCGATTGTCACCCCATACACCATTTCGACCCGACCGTGAGCGGTCGGCATGAAACGCCCGCGCCCAGGCACAGGTGCGCCCACCTTGCGAAACCGGCATTGCAGTGACGGGCCGCACGTTACCCAATGCTCCGGCGCAAGAGCCTTGCGCCAACGCCTCAAACACGGCCTCACGCACAAAGCGGCTGTCTTCCAGCAAGCCGGACTGCACCGACGCCAGCCACGCACCGCCCAGTTGCTGGTAAGCACGACGCGCCGTGGGGGCATCCAGCCCCACCACCCCATCGAACAAATCGGGGTTAGGCGACTCCCCACCCGGCCCGCCATCGTCTATCTCTTCGGCCACGGCTTCTTCATCCGGCGTTTCGGCCGGGTCGGTTAGCGGCGTGTCATTGCGCGCCAATGTAAGAAACACAGAATTCGCGCCATAGCTTAAAGAAGGCGTTAGAAACGTCAGGTTGCTGGTAACCGTATCGAAACGGGTACCCGCCAACCCACCGCCGGCCGACAAAATAGTGAACTGCGTTTCCGGCTGCCAGGCGCCGTTGGCCGCCAGGGTACGCACCGTGCCCGCCAGATAAGCCGTACCCCCTACATTCAATGAATCTACTTGCCCATCAGGCTGCGCTTCCACCTCGAACACCGAGCCGCTATTGAACACCGCATCGCCCTGTACCGTGAACGTGCCGATACTATTGCCGGGTGCCAACACGCCCCCGGACGCCAACTGGAACGAACCCACGCTACCCACCCCTTCCAGCCGGGCCGACGCATTCACCTGCACCGCGCCGGGCAACGCGGTATTCACCGCCAGCGCCCCTTCGTTCACCACCCATTGGCCAGTGAACGGCGCGGCATCGCCCGTTAAATTCAAGCGCCCCGCCCCCTGCTTCACCACCCGTGCATTGCCCAGCAACAAACCGGCATGCTCGGCCTGCCCGCTTGCCACGCGCCAATGCACCTCGGTATTGGGCACCACATGAATACCCGGCGTGTACCAGGAAGCCGGCAACGTGGCCGCCAAGTCCACTTCCAGTGCCTGCACCGCCGAAGCCACGCGCACCCCCGGCGCGTACTCCAGTTCCGTACCCGTATTGGCATGCACCATGCCCCACCCGGCCGCCGAATTGTGTTCCAGCGCCAAACGCCCCTGCAGCAAACGCGTGGTGCCCCGGTACGTATTGGCCGCCGCCAAAGAAAGCGTGCCGGCCCCCAGTTTGGTCACGCCCTCCATGGAACCCATGGCATTACCCAACGACCCGGCCAGCCGCGCGCTTGCGCCGTTATACACATTCAGCACCGCCGTATCGCCAATGTCATAAGCCTGAACCGTTTCAAACCCCGCCTGGTTTAAATGTGCAATGTCTCCCATGAACACATAGGGCGCCTCGGGCAAACCGGGCAACGGCGCCGCACCGCCACCCGCCGTTTCACCCGCCTGGGCCGCGCTAATACCTACACCTCCTTCCCACCGCCCCGCCGACCCACTCACCAAAACACAGAACACCACCACGCAAATACCGCGCACCACTCTTCTTAAGCTTGATTTCATCGTTTGTCCTTATCGTTATGCAATTTGCCATGGGCATGACAAATTTGTCATAGATTCTGGACCAAAAACTAAAGAAATTGCTCAAAATTCCGTAATCATTATTCTGAACCCTGTTTTTCCGCGTTTTGGGGCGTGCGCCACACACATTAAGCAGGGAAAAATAACAAAACACACAGTAAAGAGGTTTTATGGAAACGGAATTCTCGCCCACCGCCGTGCTGGTCAATTCACTCATCACGGCCGGCACGCAACTAGGCCTAAGCCACGGCGAACTGGCCGCAGTGCTGGGCCTGCACCGCAGCGCCATCAGCCGCCTGAAACACCGCCCCAGCATTGACCCCGACTCCAAACAAGGAGAGCTGGCGCTTATGCTGATTCGCATCTACCGGGCGCTACACGCCCTTACCGACGGCAACCCAAAGTGGATGCAACACTTCATGCGCGAGCCCAACAGCCTTACCGGCGACGTTCCCGCGCGGCAAATACAGGAAATCGGCGGCTTGATGCGGGTGATGTTTTGCGTTGAGTCACTTCAGTATCCGGCGGCTTAGCAGGGCAAGTTAGGCACCATGGCAACTCACCGCGCCCCGCCCCTAACCATTCGCCCCTTGCAGGGCACCCTATACCGGTTCGCCACGCCTGCCTCGCACCAAGCCACGCTAAGCCTTACCGGCAACCTGCGCGCCGCCGCCGTGCTAAACAAGTTATTGGAAAGCGCCACCCCGCCCAAGCTGGCGTCGGTAGCGCCGCTGGTGCAACAGGCCCTGCTATGCCCCACCGGGCCGTGGGCGCACCCCATGCGCGGCGCCAACGACGCCGGCCTTATCGCGGGCTCGGCCCACCTGCACGGCGCCATAAACGCCTGTGCGCAACGCCAGCAACAATTCTGGAACAGCATGCCCCCACACCCCGGCCTGCCTTACTTACACAGCGCCCACAACCTGTATTCCATGACATTCAACACCCCCAACGGCTTAAGCCTGCGAGCCATTGAACTGCCGGTGGAACAAACCCACACCACCGCCCAAATCCTGCGCGCCTACAACGTAGCGGTATTTACCTACCCTGCGGCCGACCCAATGGACGCCCCCGACATGGGCGTATTGAACCCACACGCGCTTGTGAACAGTGAAACGCGGCTTGCAGGAACGTGGGTGTGTGAGGTTAATGCAAACAGGGCTTACCTTTACCAGTGCCAAAAGAATATTCCTCTTGGCTTACTTACGCAGCAACGGTAATGCCTGTCGCATTCGCATTGCTCGCGGGCTCTACATTGATCTCCACGTGCTGGCCAAGCGAAACAAGTGCTTGCATCAGTCGCTCCAAAGAGATGTTCTGAAGCTTATAGCGCCGCACTTGAGACACCTTCGGTTGGGTCATACCCGTAATCGATGCCACTTCAGCCTGCGTCAAGCTGCGTTGACTGACCAGTTCATTGAGTTTGAACGCAAGTGCCGCCTTGACTGACAGCTCTTCGGCATTGTCGAACCCCAGATCCAGCAACACATTATCAGTACCTTGCGGATAATCTTTGCGCGTCATCATTTTCTCCCGCTCAGCCCGTAACGGGAGAGCAATGCTTTCAGTCGTTTCTCAATCAACTCCACATCAGGTCGTGGGGTAGCGATACCGGATTTGGACTTCTTCTGGAATGCATGAAGCACATGCACCGCGTTGCCTAGCCGAGTGAGGTTTGCCACCCAACTGAACCACAAACAACGCCACGCCCATGTCTTTCTGTACATTGACAGGAAACTCCTTGAAGCTTTTTCGAGAAGACCCCTCCCAATACAACACCTTCCGTTTATCTGCCATTAATTATATCCGTTCGGGTATAAAACGCAAGCCTCACTGACCTCGGCCTGAACCATTCCCTTCAAAATAGCAGTTAAAAATCGTTAAGTATCGCTATTTACGTATAAGTACGAAATCATGGTTTCAGCCGTGATGCGCTGCACACGCCAATGGCAGGCTCCTTTTTTCAGGATACAAGAACAGAGATAACGCTCTACGCCTCACTCAGCAACCGGCCACACGCCTGGGCCACGCGTTCCACCGTAATGCTTTGAATATCACAAGTGCCGTTATCCGGCGTAAGCGCCACCGCCCCATTGCGGTGCCAGAACCATTGCGGTTCGTGCTCGTGAAAAAGTCCCACATACTTTCCCGCCACATTCTGCGCAATATGCGACGGCCCGCAATCGTTCGCCACCATTAAACGGGCGTGCAGGCACAGGCGGGCAATGTCGGCCATGCTGCGGTTGCGCGCCACGTGAAAATCGGCCCGGCCCAAACCCGCAATGTAGTCCGCCTCTTGCGCTTCACCCGGCCCGGTAATGAAACAGAAAGACTGCATGCCGAACCGTGCTTTCAGGGCATCGGCCAGCGCCACATACGACCCAATATGCCAGCGCTTGTAAGCGCCCGCCCCACCACCGGGTATAAACACCACCTGGGCAAGCGGCAAGGTTGGATCGGCATTTTCAGCCAACGCCGCCATGGCACCGCGCGCCGCCGCTTCCGGACAAAACTCGCTAAGTTGCCGCGCCAACTGCAAATTCGCCAGGCCCAGGTACTCATTGGGGTCTTTCTTCCAGCGGTGCGTCCATAAAAAATCGCTTACCCGGCCATTACGAAACCCCGAGCGCACGCCAATACGGCGCAAAAACGTAAGCAACGCATATTGCTCGCTGGAGTAATGCAACACAAAGGAACGACTAGCCCCTTTCAGCGCCGCCAATTTTTTACGCGTGCACTGGGCCTGAATGTAGGTATCCACCCAAGGCGTACTTTCGTAATGCGCCGCCACCGGGTCGGTGCCCACCACATGAAGTTGGTCGTTCGGAAAGAGCTGCCTTAGTTTGTACAGCAAAGGGTAGGTAACAAGATGACCACCCAAAAACTGCATGCTGCGAAGGAAAACAACGTTGGTGGCCATAAAGAAGAAAGGTAAAGTTCGCGCCGGGCGATATTATAGTTATTGTTCCGAATCCGGCCAAAACTCCATGTAGTTGCAACGCAACTGCGCCTGTTCGCCGTAGCGCAGGTCGTACGCAAGCAGTTGGCCCTCTACGGTTCTTAGCACACCGGTAATAACCGGCGCCCGTGCATTTTTAACACCCTCCTCCGTGCCTGCCATCCCCGTGCGGCCTTCTTCCAAGCGTCCGCAAAAACCCACAACCGGCTTACTAACGGCTTCAACCCGCACGTTCGAAACCACCTGATCATTCGACAGCAACGGATTCGTGCGCACCGCGCGTTGAATAGCCTCCAATTCGGCAGAAGTAGCATTGCGTTTGGGGTTGGCGCGCACTTCGCCCGCCGTGCCATTAGGCAGAATGTCGCCTTCAGCAATCGGCTGGGTGTAAGACTCTACTGGCCAATGACAACCACCCAAAACAAAAACAACGGCTATAAATAACCATCGCATTCTATGCTTCCATATCCTCATAATATTCGGACCTCAACAGAAACTTAAAAACACAATAATGGTCTTTTAGCCACAACGCTTCAAGTCCGATCCGGCGTTTCACTCTGACGTTCATCAGATAGCACCATAAACAAAGCTACTAACACCACATAAAAACCCATGGTGTTCATACGCCGAAACATCAACTCAGTAAGCCCGAACAAAGCAAACCCTAAACAAGTCGCAAGCCCCATAGCCGCCGCAGCTCGGGACTGCATTGAAAGATCACGCTGCAGAAGCCGTGGAACAAAATAAAAACAAGGAGCGAAGTAAATAAGCAAGATACCCAACAACCCTGGCACTCCGAACGCGGCAAAAAACATAAGCCCATCACTATGCGGTTCGCCAAACCCTGCATTCACGACTTGCTCAGAAACCAACCCTTTAGGAACAGCAACGTCTTGCATGTACGAATGGAAACGCCCGCCATCTCCCAAACCAACCCACGGGTGAGTCGAGCCAGCATCTATTGCCGAACGCCACAGTTGAACCCTTACACACATAGAAGTGAATGCCGTCTTTGAGTCGTCCTGACAAGTTTTAAGCTCTTCAACCCCCTGAACCAGTCGATGACGCAACGCCTCACTACTTCCTACTGCACCAACAAGTAGCACACAGCATAGCGCAAGCAAACCTAAGAATCTTTTAGGCTTTTCCAAGCCCACGAAAAGAATCAAGCCTAATAAAATAAACAATGGCAAACCCAACAAGCCAGTGCGAGTTTGCGCCAGTACAAAAGTGCTAAACGTTACAATAGCCACAGCAATTTTTAAACCCTGCTCCACAGGATATTTTTTCGTTAACCGCCACTTCAACGAGTAAATAGATATCGCCCCCAGCAAGAGCATAACACTAGAGTATGTTGTCAGAATGATTCCAGGAGTAAGGGGTCTTGGATTCACTTTGAGTATGAGCCATACCAAAATAAAAGAAGATATTATCCCCGCAGCGTACACCCCCCAAAAGCCATGTTTTAAAGACGATGTTCGAATAAGCGGCAGTGCCAACAACAGAACCCACAACCCAAAAAATAAACGTATAGCGCCCTCACTATTCGCCCCTGCCCACTTGCCATAAACAATGGACGACCAAACCACAGATAAAAACAGCACGGCATAACTTACAAGAAGCCATCGGTAACGCAACGTCTGTTCCCTAAAACCCGAAAACCCATTTCGCACCATGAGTATTAAGCACATTAAAATCAAGCCATAAAAGACAGCGCTTGGCGCCGAATGACTGGTTAATAGGGCCACTGGCAATGCCGCCATCAATGCAACTACACCATAACTCAACATAGGCTTTAAATTCTTTTCAACAATATCCATAGAGCTTGTTCGGCCCGTCACCCGACATTTGCCGTTGTGAACCCTTATAATTTGCTTCCATCAGCCCATAAATTTAACCTAAATCACATGCAATTACGCCTTATTCTTGTATTTTTATTCGACCTAATTTGCGTCGTATTAGCGTGGGCAGGTGCTTTTTTCCTTAGGTTTAACTTCGAGTGGCCTACTGGTTACGAAACCAGTTTGGCTTGGGGGTTAGTACCTTTACTAATCACGCAGGTTGTAGCATCGCGCTGGGCAGGCCTTTACCGCGGCATGTGGATGTTTGCAAGCATTCCGGACTTACGTCGCGTAATCAAGGTGGTTTTACTATCCTTTTTAATTGTTTTAGCGTTAGCCTCTTTTGCAGGCAACCTCCTTCCCATTCCTCGCTCCGTCATTATTCTTTACCCTATTTTGCTAATACTTTTCATGGGTGGCGGCCGTGTGACTTGGCGCATGCTTAAAGAACAGTACCTTTATCAGGACAAAAAAGGACAAGGAAAGCCGCTAGTGGTAGTAGGCGCTGGTACTGCCGGCGCAATGCTTGTTCGAGAGCTGGAACGCAGTCCAGAATGGAACGTAGTTGCCCTGGTTGATGATGACAGGAAAAAATGGGGGCTGGAGCTTTCCGGGCGCAGAGTAGAGGGAGGGATACAAAGCCTGCCCGACGTGTTGGCTCGCTGGCAGGCCAAACATGTCATTTTGGCTATTCCTTCTGCCTCAACTAAAGCGCTACAACGTGCAACCAGCATCACAACACAACACGGTGCCTCGATTTTTACGGTTCCCGGACTGAACGAGCTTATGAGTGGGCGGGTGTCCATTAATGCCATACGCCCCGTTAAGATTGAAGATCTCCTAGGCCGCGAGACTGTAAAAATAGATAATGAAAATGTTGCACAACTACTTTCAGGCAAATGTTTACTTGTAACAGGCGCTGGCGGATCAATAGGGGGAGAACTTTGTCGACAATTGGCACGCTTCAAGCCGACAACCATCATTCTTTTTGAGCAAAGCGAATATGCCCTGTATCAGATTGAGCAATGGTTCAGAAATGAACACCCAAACTTGCACATTGTTCCATTGGCAGGCGATGTAAAAGACTGGTCGCGCGTGGCGCAGGTGTTCAATAACTGGAAACCACAAGTCGTCTTCCACGCCGCAGCCTATAAACATGTGCCACTTATGGAAGTAGATAACGCTTGGGAGGCTTTACGTAACAACGCAGCGGGAACACTTACTGTTGCGCAATGCGCTCAGAACTACAATACTGAAAAATTTATTCTTATTTCCACCGACAAAGCAGTAAACCCAACCAATGTTATGGGGGCAACTAAACGTCTAGCTGAAATAATCTGCGAATCTCTTTACAGACAGAACCCATCCACCCGCTTCGAAATCGTGCGATTTGGAAACGTACTTGGCAGCACAGGAAGCGTTATTCCAAAATTCGAAGCTCAAATTCGCAAGGGGGGGCCTTTAACCGTAACTCATCCCGATATAACCCGCTATTTCATGTCAATTCCGGAGGCGGCCCAATTGGTACTGCAGGCGGCTGCCATGGGGCAAGGTGGGGAAATATTTGTTCTGGATATGGGGGAGCCCGTAAAAATTGTGGACCTCGCAAAGAATATGATAAGACTTTCCGGGTTTGATGAAAGCGAGATTTCCATAACATATAGTGGCCTTCGACCGGGGGAAAAATTATACGAAGAGCTACTTACCGCTACCGAAACAACCCTAGAAACACCTCATGAACAACTCCGCATAATGAAAGCTCGCACAACAAACGAGCAAATATTCCAGCAGATAGTTAATTTGATTACCAGTAACATACCTCAGGCTGATAACGACGTGAGGACCCATCTAAAAAAGTGGATACCAGAATACGTTCCCTATAAACAACCCGAAGAAGCGTCGGATGCAAAACACAATCGAACCGATAAGCGATAGCGATGAAACGCCTATTTGACATTTTAATTGCCAGTGCTGCTTTGCTACTGATCTCGCCTGTTTTTATTTTAATTTTTGTCATGGTTCGCATTAAGCTGGGAGCACCAGCGTTGTTTACACAGACACGCCCTGGGTTAAACGGAAAACCGTTTAAATTAATCAAGTTTCGCACCATGCTTAGCGCAGTCGACAACGACGGCGTCCCATTGCCTGACGAAAAGCGACTAACGCCATTTGGCAAAAAGCTAAGAGCCTCTAGCTTAGATGAGTTGCCAGAGCTATGGAATGTAGTAAGAGGAGAAATGAGCTTGGTTGGCCCCAGACCTTTGCTGATGGAGTATTTGCCCCTGTATTCGGCTACGCAGTATCGACGCCATTATGTCCGGCCAGGCATAACAGGTTGGGCACAAGTTAACGGGCGCAATGCCATTACTTGGGAAGAAAAGTTTGCGCTAGATGTTTGGTATGTTGATAATGCGAACCTTGCTCTGGATATAAAAATTCTTTTCATGACCATTTATAAAATTTTTAGGCGAGAAGGAATTAACCAAAGCAACCATGTCACCAGCGAAAAATTCCAAGGTAACAAGGAATAAATAAACGAGAATTAGTAGGAGTCATAGGGTTTGAATAGACTTTTTGTACTTGGGGCGGGCGGGCATGGCAAAGTTGCGGCTGAGTGCGCTGCGCTAAGCAACACCTACGATAAAATTATTTTCTTTGATGACCGATGGCCTAAAATTGACAGAATTGGCGAATGGCCTGTTCTAGGAACTTGCGATTCAATCTACAAAATAGTCACACCTCAAGACCAAATCTTTGTTGCCATTGGAAACGCCAAAATTCGTATATCGCTTCTCGAAAAGACGACAAAACAAGGCCTAAGTATCGCCACCTTAGTGCACCCTTCTGCTGTTACAAGCCCACGCAGCAAAATCGGATCGGGTTCGCTAGTATGCGCAGGCGCAATTATTTGCACTGATACGCGCATCGACACAGGGTGCATTGTAAATACGGGCGCCACTATCGATCACGACTGCACCTTAGAAAAAGGTGTGCACGTGTGCCCCGGGGCCCACGTTGCGGGGAATGTGTACATAGGAAGCTGCTCGTGGATCGGCCTTGGTTCCTGCATAGTTCAAGGCATCATAGTAGGGGCAAATGCAACAGTCGGGGCAGGAGCCACCGTAATACGCAACGTGCCTTCTTCTTGCACGGTAGTGGGAACGCCTGCCAAAAAATTAAATTGATATCGAGTTTCACACATGCTAAATACAAACTTTTCGCCTTGGCCTAGCTTTACCCATGA
This region includes:
- a CDS encoding O-antigen ligase family protein, with translation MDIVEKNLKPMLSYGVVALMAALPVALLTSHSAPSAVFYGLILMCLILMVRNGFSGFREQTLRYRWLLVSYAVLFLSVVWSSIVYGKWAGANSEGAIRLFFGLWVLLLALPLIRTSSLKHGFWGVYAAGIISSFILVWLILKVNPRPLTPGIILTTYSSVMLLLGAISIYSLKWRLTKKYPVEQGLKIAVAIVTFSTFVLAQTRTGLLGLPLFILLGLILFVGLEKPKRFLGLLALCCVLLVGAVGSSEALRHRLVQGVEELKTCQDDSKTAFTSMCVRVQLWRSAIDAGSTHPWVGLGDGGRFHSYMQDVAVPKGLVSEQVVNAGFGEPHSDGLMFFAAFGVPGLLGILLIYFAPCFYFVPRLLQRDLSMQSRAAAAMGLATCLGFALFGLTELMFRRMNTMGFYVVLVALFMVLSDERQSETPDRT
- a CDS encoding polysaccharide biosynthesis protein; its protein translation is MQLRLILVFLFDLICVVLAWAGAFFLRFNFEWPTGYETSLAWGLVPLLITQVVASRWAGLYRGMWMFASIPDLRRVIKVVLLSFLIVLALASFAGNLLPIPRSVIILYPILLILFMGGGRVTWRMLKEQYLYQDKKGQGKPLVVVGAGTAGAMLVRELERSPEWNVVALVDDDRKKWGLELSGRRVEGGIQSLPDVLARWQAKHVILAIPSASTKALQRATSITTQHGASIFTVPGLNELMSGRVSINAIRPVKIEDLLGRETVKIDNENVAQLLSGKCLLVTGAGGSIGGELCRQLARFKPTTIILFEQSEYALYQIEQWFRNEHPNLHIVPLAGDVKDWSRVAQVFNNWKPQVVFHAAAYKHVPLMEVDNAWEALRNNAAGTLTVAQCAQNYNTEKFILISTDKAVNPTNVMGATKRLAEIICESLYRQNPSTRFEIVRFGNVLGSTGSVIPKFEAQIRKGGPLTVTHPDITRYFMSIPEAAQLVLQAAAMGQGGEIFVLDMGEPVKIVDLAKNMIRLSGFDESEISITYSGLRPGEKLYEELLTATETTLETPHEQLRIMKARTTNEQIFQQIVNLITSNIPQADNDVRTHLKKWIPEYVPYKQPEEASDAKHNRTDKR
- a CDS encoding sugar transferase, with product MKRLFDILIASAALLLISPVFILIFVMVRIKLGAPALFTQTRPGLNGKPFKLIKFRTMLSAVDNDGVPLPDEKRLTPFGKKLRASSLDELPELWNVVRGEMSLVGPRPLLMEYLPLYSATQYRRHYVRPGITGWAQVNGRNAITWEEKFALDVWYVDNANLALDIKILFMTIYKIFRREGINQSNHVTSEKFQGNKE
- a CDS encoding acetyltransferase codes for the protein MNRLFVLGAGGHGKVAAECAALSNTYDKIIFFDDRWPKIDRIGEWPVLGTCDSIYKIVTPQDQIFVAIGNAKIRISLLEKTTKQGLSIATLVHPSAVTSPRSKIGSGSLVCAGAIICTDTRIDTGCIVNTGATIDHDCTLEKGVHVCPGAHVAGNVYIGSCSWIGLGSCIVQGIIVGANATVGAGATVIRNVPSSCTVVGTPAKKLN